In Alphaproteobacteria bacterium, the following proteins share a genomic window:
- a CDS encoding polysaccharide deacetylase family protein — MTIHSHDNYPRNLIGYGEHPPDPQWRGGARVAVNIVVNYEEGAERTILNGDGQSETRLSDLYNPQPMIGRRDQNMESFYDFGARIGVWRLLRILRRFDLPFTVYAVGRALELNPVVAAAFGQADCDMVNHCWRWIDHATMAEDTEREQMARATDAITRLTGKRPRGFYAGLPSPNSRRLAMEAGYEYDCDDYSDEIPLWVTVAGRPFLVIPETLNTDDTRYLRGAGFNFADDYFTCLRDHFDWLYDEGARDMGPRMMTVGLHSRLIGHASRIAGLTRLLDHMTARPDVWFCRREQIADHWRRVHPPAG, encoded by the coding sequence ATGACCATCCACAGCCACGACAACTATCCGCGCAACCTGATCGGCTATGGTGAGCATCCGCCGGACCCGCAATGGCGGGGCGGCGCCCGTGTGGCGGTCAATATCGTGGTCAATTACGAGGAAGGGGCGGAGCGCACCATCCTCAACGGCGACGGCCAGTCGGAAACCCGCCTGTCGGACCTATACAACCCGCAGCCGATGATCGGCCGGCGCGACCAGAACATGGAGTCCTTCTATGACTTCGGCGCGCGCATCGGTGTCTGGCGGCTGCTCAGGATTCTGCGGCGCTTTGACCTGCCCTTCACGGTCTATGCGGTCGGCCGGGCGCTGGAGCTCAATCCCGTCGTGGCCGCCGCCTTCGGCCAGGCCGATTGCGACATGGTCAATCACTGCTGGCGCTGGATTGACCACGCCACCATGGCGGAAGATACGGAGCGCGAGCAGATGGCGCGCGCCACCGACGCCATTACGCGCCTCACCGGCAAACGGCCGCGTGGCTTCTATGCCGGCCTGCCCAGCCCCAATTCCCGCCGCCTGGCGATGGAGGCTGGCTATGAGTATGACTGCGACGACTATAGCGACGAGATTCCGTTGTGGGTGACGGTGGCGGGCCGTCCCTTCCTGGTTATTCCCGAGACTCTCAACACCGACGACACGCGCTATTTGCGCGGTGCCGGGTTCAACTTCGCCGACGACTATTTCACCTGCCTCAGGGATCACTTCGACTGGCTGTATGACGAGGGCGCCCGCGACATGGGGCCTCGCATGATGACCGTCGGCCTGCATAGCCGGCTGATCGGCCATGCCAGCCGCATCGCCGGCCTGACCCGCCTGCTCGACCACATGACCGCCAGGCCCGATGTCTGGTTCTGCCGCCGCGAACAGATCGCCGACCACTGGCGAAGGGTCCACCCGCCGGCGGGCTAG
- the yaaA gene encoding peroxide stress protein YaaA encodes MLVILSPAKKLDFTPAPLPLAPTRPALSRDSAELVQRVKQLKRSDIARLMRLSESLADLTRERFQALGDKASRAAAQPAIRAFRGDTYLGLAADDFTAEDLAFAQDHVRILSGLYGLLRPLDAIEPYRLEMGTRLKTDRGATLYDFWGDKLAAAARKAVAASDGDRTIVNLASNEYFRALPQAALDLPVVTPVFKIRYGDKIKSEGFPAKKARGMMARYIVRQRINETAGLRDFRDGGYRYQSTLSDDSQWIFLRKGD; translated from the coding sequence ATGCTGGTCATCCTGTCACCCGCCAAGAAGCTGGATTTCACGCCGGCGCCGCTGCCGCTGGCGCCGACCCGACCGGCGCTCTCCCGTGACAGCGCGGAGCTGGTGCAGCGGGTCAAACAGTTAAAACGGTCCGACATCGCGCGCCTGATGCGGCTCAGCGAGTCTCTGGCCGACCTCACTCGCGAACGGTTCCAGGCACTGGGCGACAAGGCGTCGCGGGCGGCGGCGCAGCCGGCCATCCGCGCTTTTCGCGGCGACACCTATCTTGGTCTGGCCGCGGATGATTTCACTGCCGAGGATCTGGCCTTCGCGCAGGACCATGTGCGCATTCTCTCCGGCCTCTATGGTCTGCTGCGGCCGCTCGACGCCATAGAGCCCTATCGTCTGGAAATGGGCACCCGTCTGAAGACCGACCGCGGCGCCACTCTTTACGATTTCTGGGGCGACAAGCTGGCGGCGGCGGCGCGCAAGGCGGTGGCCGCCAGTGACGGTGATCGGACCATCGTCAACCTGGCCTCCAATGAATATTTCCGCGCTCTGCCGCAGGCCGCTCTCGACCTGCCGGTGGTTACCCCGGTCTTCAAAATTCGCTATGGCGACAAGATCAAAAGCGAGGGATTTCCGGCCAAGAAGGCGCGCGGCATGATGGCCCGCTACATCGTCCGCCAGCGCATCAATGAGACGGCCGGCCTGCGCGATTTCCGTGACGGCGGCTACCGCTATCAGTCGACCCTGTCCGATGACAGCCAGTGGATCTTTCTGCGCAAGGGCGATTGA
- a CDS encoding polysaccharide deacetylase family protein: protein MTIDSYPRDLTGYGANPPRDPWPGGARLAVNIVLNYEEGAERTLLNGDGQSETRLSDIYNPAPLIGRRDQNMESAYEYGSRVGVWRLLRLLESRGVPFTTYAVGRALELNPAAAAALGEADCDMVNHCWRWLDYSLMAEEAERADIAHGTDAIARLTGKRPRGYYAGMPSPNTRRLVMDHGGYDFDCDAYNDDIPYWVRVGEQPFLVIPGNLNSGDTRYARGHGFDLADDFYTYLKDSFDWLYAEGEETPRLLSVFLHCRVIAHPGRIAGLARLIDYMMKHDKVWFCQRSQIADHWIANHPPDAP from the coding sequence GTGACCATCGATTCCTATCCGCGCGACCTCACCGGCTATGGCGCCAATCCGCCGCGCGATCCCTGGCCCGGCGGCGCGCGCCTCGCGGTCAATATCGTCCTCAACTATGAAGAAGGGGCCGAGCGTACCCTCCTCAACGGCGACGGCCAGTCGGAAACCCGCCTCTCCGACATCTACAATCCCGCTCCTCTCATCGGCCGCCGCGATCAGAACATGGAATCGGCCTATGAGTATGGCAGCCGGGTCGGTGTGTGGCGGTTGCTGCGCTTGCTGGAATCCCGCGGTGTGCCGTTTACCACCTATGCGGTGGGCCGTGCGCTGGAGCTCAACCCGGCCGCCGCCGCGGCCCTGGGCGAAGCCGATTGCGACATGGTCAACCACTGCTGGCGATGGCTCGACTATTCACTCATGGCCGAGGAGGCGGAACGGGCCGACATCGCCCATGGCACCGACGCCATCGCCCGCCTGACGGGAAAGCGGCCACGCGGCTATTACGCCGGCATGCCGAGCCCCAACACCCGCCGCCTGGTCATGGACCATGGCGGCTATGACTTCGACTGCGACGCCTATAACGACGATATTCCCTATTGGGTGCGCGTCGGCGAGCAGCCCTTCCTGGTCATTCCGGGCAACCTCAACAGCGGCGATACCCGCTATGCCCGCGGCCACGGCTTTGACCTGGCCGACGACTTCTACACCTACCTGAAGGACTCCTTCGACTGGCTCTATGCAGAGGGCGAGGAAACGCCGCGCCTGCTCAGCGTCTTTCTCCACTGCCGGGTCATCGCCCATCCCGGCCGCATCGCCGGGCTGGCCCGCCTCATCGACTATATGATGAAGCACGACAAGGTGTGGTTCTGCCAGCGCAGCCAGATCGCCGACCACTGGATCGCCAACCATCCGCCGGACGCCCCGTGA
- a CDS encoding trimethylamine methyltransferase family protein, giving the protein MTRTPAAGRRRRQDARPTGLTVRQLPARRLRHQWEPMRVLSDDQIEDIHRASLRVLKETGVEVMDPEACRILHAAGCAVNHTTGRVRFEADFIETQIAKAPSSWTHRARNPERSVEIGGPNLVFSPVGGPAFMSTLDIPRRRGTHAECQDFLRLTQHLNILHRAGSGFVPHDLPAETRGYDLMLDSIILADKPMYGGAFGRADARRGIEMAAIAFGESEEAFCRHTNVDGVVNMNSPLRLDKEMSQGLITLARHNQTVIFTPFTLAGAMCPVSLEGALVQQNAEALMGIALVQTVRAGSPVMYGAFTSNVDMRTGAPAFGTPEYTRTTIASGQLTRRYGVPYRSSNVTASNAPDAQAAYEAEMSLWGIILGRVNFVLHAAGWLEGGLTASFEKLILDAEMLQMVAEFMKPFDTSEENLGVEAIAGVGPGGHFFGSPHTIQRYNTAFYEPMVSDWRNFENWSEDGALTATQRANAIWKQMLKDYEQPPLDPAIREELEAYVARGKEAVKSAA; this is encoded by the coding sequence ATGACCCGCACCCCCGCCGCCGGCCGCCGCCGCCGCCAGGACGCCCGCCCCACCGGCCTTACGGTCCGCCAGTTGCCGGCGCGTCGCCTGCGCCACCAATGGGAGCCCATGCGGGTCCTGAGCGACGATCAGATCGAGGACATCCACCGGGCCAGCCTCAGGGTGCTGAAGGAGACCGGCGTCGAGGTCATGGATCCGGAAGCCTGCCGGATTCTCCACGCGGCCGGCTGTGCCGTGAACCACACTACCGGTCGGGTGCGGTTCGAGGCGGACTTCATCGAGACCCAGATCGCCAAGGCGCCATCATCCTGGACCCACCGGGCCCGCAATCCTGAGCGGTCGGTGGAAATAGGCGGCCCTAATCTGGTGTTCAGTCCGGTCGGCGGTCCCGCCTTCATGAGCACCCTGGACATCCCGCGCCGGCGCGGCACCCATGCGGAGTGCCAGGACTTCCTGCGTCTGACCCAGCACCTCAATATCCTGCACCGGGCGGGCTCCGGCTTCGTGCCGCATGACCTGCCGGCGGAGACCCGCGGCTATGACCTGATGCTGGACAGCATCATCCTGGCCGACAAGCCCATGTATGGCGGCGCCTTCGGCCGGGCCGACGCGCGGCGCGGCATCGAGATGGCGGCCATCGCCTTCGGTGAGAGCGAGGAGGCGTTCTGCCGTCATACCAATGTGGATGGCGTGGTCAACATGAACTCGCCGCTGCGTCTCGACAAGGAGATGAGCCAGGGGCTGATTACCCTGGCGCGGCACAATCAGACGGTGATCTTTACGCCGTTTACCCTGGCCGGCGCCATGTGCCCGGTCAGCCTGGAAGGCGCCCTGGTACAGCAGAACGCCGAAGCCCTTATGGGCATTGCCCTGGTGCAGACGGTGCGCGCGGGATCCCCCGTCATGTATGGCGCGTTCACCTCGAACGTGGATATGCGGACCGGCGCACCGGCCTTTGGCACGCCGGAATATACCCGCACCACCATCGCCTCGGGCCAGCTTACCCGGCGCTATGGCGTGCCCTACCGGTCAAGCAATGTGACGGCGTCCAATGCGCCGGATGCCCAGGCGGCCTATGAGGCGGAGATGAGTCTCTGGGGAATTATCCTGGGCCGGGTCAATTTCGTCCTGCACGCCGCCGGCTGGCTGGAAGGCGGCCTCACCGCCAGTTTCGAGAAGCTGATTCTGGACGCGGAAATGCTGCAGATGGTGGCCGAATTCATGAAGCCCTTCGACACCTCGGAGGAAAATCTCGGCGTCGAGGCCATTGCCGGGGTCGGCCCCGGCGGGCATTTCTTCGGCAGCCCGCACACGATTCAGCGATACAACACCGCCTTCTACGAGCCCATGGTCAGCGACTGGCGCAACTTCGAGAACTGGTCGGAGGACGGTGCCCTCACCGCCACCCAGCGGGCCAACGCCATCTGGAAGCAGATGCTCAAGGACTATGAGCAACCGCCCCTGGACCCGGCTATCCGCGAAGAGCTGGAGGCCTATGTGGCCAGGGGCAAGGAAGCGGTGAAGTCCGCCGCGTGA
- a CDS encoding FAD-dependent oxidoreductase, translated as MSELTLAHGLAFADLYDDTGLGRIDALFVEHLNAADDGLAAQMAAGRADPDSLDDKAESDLLIALAPHLEDFLAGLFAITAEAGALAARHHELAPLYRCKRLFVQRRAARQVKPAEALTLDGTVLREGLAAVLGPDFGEPDFAGAVMGWLDDEAAHTERLDLATRYAGWALFHPEGRARHGDGVLFQVPEKVDGSDLVPDAVRACDQDADVAAWRLADGHLRRREGFGLTDPGFDLTHALDETNYCIWCHNQGRDSCARGLRDRRSGAVLENAHGVRLNGCPLSEKISEFQWLKSEGVPIGALAMIAVDNPLAAATGHRICNDCMKSCIYQKQAPVDIPQAETRTLKDVLGLPWGFEIYGLLTRWNPLNLRRPLPRPASGRTVLVVGLGPAGFNLAHHLLNDGHRVVAVDGLKIEPLAADLSGVAADGSRVPFRPVRDLAELAEPLASRVMAGFGGVAEYGITVRWDKNFLKIIRLCLERRRPFAMFGGVRFGGTLTTEDAFALGFDHIALCAGAGRPTILDMPNGLARGVRAASDFLMALQLTGAARADSIANLQLRLPVVVIGGGLTAVDTATEAMAYYPVQVEKFLDRFETLTAERGEDAVRAAWSAEEAEIGEEFLAHGRAVRAERAAAAKEGRPARVRELVQGWGGATIAYRRGLHEAPSYTLNHEEVRLALEEGIAIADGLTPIAVDSDAQGHARGLTCTRQAPGGDPEAITLPARAILVAAGTRPNTVLAREEPGLYHLEGRFFQAVDGAGQPVAPERNAKPATVEVLLHRRDDGRAISYWGDLHPSFAGNVVKAMGGAKQGFPVVTRVMGEQPPVTAGAAGSPGPQASDLFARLNGDLRAVVHAVNRLAPTIVEVVVRAPAAARAFRPGQFFRLQNYESHARRDDGTVLAMEGLAMTGAWVDVAAGLVGVIVLEMGGSSDLCAHLQPGEPVVLMGPTGEPTTIAAKETVLLAGGGLGNAVLFSIGAAFRAAGSRVIYFAGYRNMADRYYVERIEAAADQVVWCSDHAPGFAPTRQGDLSFVGNIVDAMVAYGEGRLGQASIPLQAVDRIIAIGSDRMMAAVATARHGALKPHLKPGHRAIGSINSPMQCMMKEICAQCLQIHRDPATGQETVVFSCFNQDQPLDLVDFSCLHERLGQNSVQEKLTAQWIDRSLKRLNLREEGRP; from the coding sequence ATGTCCGAACTCACGCTCGCCCACGGCCTGGCATTTGCCGATCTATATGACGATACGGGTCTGGGCCGCATCGACGCCCTGTTTGTCGAGCATCTGAACGCCGCCGACGACGGTCTGGCGGCGCAGATGGCGGCCGGCCGGGCCGATCCGGACAGTTTGGATGACAAGGCGGAATCCGACCTGCTGATTGCCCTGGCGCCGCACCTGGAGGATTTTCTGGCCGGCCTGTTCGCCATTACGGCGGAGGCCGGAGCCCTTGCCGCGCGCCACCACGAGCTGGCGCCGCTCTACCGGTGCAAGCGGCTGTTCGTGCAGCGCCGCGCCGCGCGCCAGGTAAAGCCAGCCGAGGCCCTGACCCTGGATGGCACGGTCCTGCGGGAGGGACTGGCGGCAGTGCTGGGGCCGGATTTCGGCGAACCGGATTTCGCCGGCGCGGTCATGGGCTGGCTGGACGACGAGGCGGCGCACACCGAGCGGCTGGACCTGGCGACCCGCTATGCCGGTTGGGCCCTGTTTCATCCGGAAGGGCGGGCCCGGCATGGCGACGGCGTGCTGTTCCAGGTGCCGGAAAAAGTGGACGGGTCCGATCTGGTGCCGGATGCCGTGCGCGCCTGTGACCAGGATGCGGACGTCGCCGCGTGGCGTCTGGCCGACGGTCATCTGCGGCGGCGTGAGGGCTTTGGCCTGACCGATCCGGGCTTTGACCTGACCCATGCGCTGGACGAGACCAACTACTGCATCTGGTGCCACAACCAGGGCCGCGACTCGTGCGCGCGTGGCCTCCGCGACCGGCGCAGCGGCGCGGTCCTGGAGAATGCTCATGGGGTGCGGCTCAACGGCTGTCCGCTGAGCGAGAAGATCAGCGAGTTCCAGTGGCTGAAAAGCGAGGGCGTACCTATCGGTGCGCTGGCCATGATTGCGGTGGACAACCCGCTGGCCGCGGCCACCGGCCACCGCATCTGCAACGACTGCATGAAGTCGTGCATCTATCAGAAGCAGGCGCCGGTGGACATTCCCCAGGCCGAGACGCGGACGCTGAAGGATGTGCTGGGCCTGCCCTGGGGGTTCGAGATCTACGGCCTGCTGACCCGCTGGAATCCGCTCAATCTGCGGCGGCCGCTGCCGCGCCCGGCGAGCGGTCGCACGGTGCTGGTGGTCGGTCTGGGGCCGGCCGGGTTCAATCTGGCGCACCACCTTCTTAACGACGGCCACCGGGTGGTGGCGGTGGACGGCCTGAAGATCGAGCCGCTTGCGGCGGACCTGTCGGGGGTGGCGGCGGATGGATCGCGGGTGCCGTTCCGCCCGGTGCGCGACCTGGCGGAGCTGGCCGAACCGCTGGCCAGCCGCGTCATGGCCGGCTTCGGCGGCGTGGCGGAATACGGCATCACCGTGCGCTGGGACAAGAACTTCCTGAAGATCATCCGGCTTTGCCTGGAGCGCCGCCGTCCGTTCGCCATGTTCGGCGGTGTGCGGTTCGGCGGAACCCTGACCACCGAGGATGCCTTCGCTCTGGGCTTCGATCATATTGCGCTTTGCGCCGGCGCCGGCCGGCCGACCATCCTGGACATGCCGAACGGTCTGGCGCGCGGTGTGCGTGCGGCGTCGGACTTTCTGATGGCGCTGCAACTGACCGGCGCGGCGCGCGCGGATTCCATTGCCAATCTGCAACTGCGGCTGCCGGTGGTGGTGATCGGCGGCGGCCTGACGGCGGTGGATACGGCGACCGAGGCCATGGCCTATTACCCGGTGCAGGTTGAGAAGTTCCTGGACCGTTTCGAGACGCTGACCGCCGAGCGCGGCGAGGATGCGGTGCGCGCCGCGTGGAGCGCCGAAGAAGCGGAGATCGGCGAGGAGTTCCTGGCGCACGGCCGCGCCGTGCGGGCCGAGCGTGCGGCCGCGGCGAAGGAGGGCCGGCCGGCCCGCGTGCGCGAGCTGGTGCAGGGCTGGGGCGGCGCCACAATCGCCTATCGCCGCGGCCTGCATGAGGCGCCGAGCTATACGCTGAACCACGAAGAAGTGCGGCTGGCGCTGGAGGAAGGCATCGCTATTGCGGACGGCCTGACCCCCATCGCGGTGGACAGCGATGCGCAGGGCCACGCCCGGGGGCTGACCTGCACCCGCCAGGCGCCGGGCGGGGATCCGGAGGCCATCACTCTGCCGGCGCGGGCCATTCTGGTGGCCGCCGGCACGCGGCCCAATACGGTTCTGGCGCGCGAGGAGCCGGGCCTCTATCACCTGGAGGGGCGTTTCTTTCAGGCGGTGGACGGGGCCGGCCAGCCGGTGGCGCCGGAGCGCAACGCCAAGCCGGCGACGGTTGAGGTGTTGCTGCACAGGCGCGATGACGGCCGCGCCATCAGCTATTGGGGCGATCTGCATCCGTCCTTCGCCGGCAATGTGGTGAAGGCCATGGGCGGCGCCAAGCAAGGCTTTCCGGTGGTGACGCGGGTTATGGGCGAACAGCCGCCGGTGACGGCAGGGGCCGCAGGGTCGCCGGGGCCGCAGGCCAGCGACCTGTTCGCCCGCCTGAACGGCGATCTGCGCGCCGTGGTCCATGCGGTGAACCGTCTGGCACCGACCATCGTCGAGGTGGTGGTGCGGGCGCCGGCGGCGGCCCGCGCCTTCCGGCCGGGGCAGTTCTTTCGCCTGCAGAACTATGAGAGCCACGCGCGCCGCGACGACGGCACGGTTCTGGCCATGGAAGGGCTGGCGATGACCGGCGCCTGGGTGGATGTGGCGGCCGGGCTGGTCGGCGTGATCGTGCTGGAGATGGGCGGGTCATCGGACCTCTGCGCCCACCTGCAACCGGGTGAGCCGGTGGTGCTGATGGGGCCGACCGGCGAGCCGACGACAATCGCCGCCAAAGAGACGGTGCTGCTGGCCGGCGGCGGTCTCGGCAATGCGGTGCTGTTCTCTATCGGCGCGGCGTTCCGCGCCGCCGGCAGCCGGGTCATCTATTTCGCCGGGTATCGCAACATGGCCGACCGCTACTATGTGGAGCGCATCGAGGCGGCGGCCGATCAGGTGGTGTGGTGCAGCGACCATGCGCCGGGCTTTGCGCCGACGCGCCAGGGCGATCTGTCCTTTGTCGGCAACATCGTGGACGCCATGGTGGCCTATGGCGAAGGGCGGCTGGGTCAGGCCAGCATACCGTTGCAGGCGGTGGACCGGATTATTGCCATCGGCTCCGACCGCATGATGGCGGCCGTGGCGACGGCCCGGCACGGCGCGCTGAAGCCGCACCTCAAGCCTGGCCACCGGGCCATCGGTTCCATTAACTCGCCGATGCAGTGCATGATGAAAGAAATCTGTGCGCAGTGCCTGCAGATTCATCGTGATCCGGCGACTGGCCAGGAGACGGTAGTGTTCTCATGCTTTAATCAGGACCAGCCATTGGACCTGGTGGACTTTTCCTGTCTGCACGAACGGCTGGGGCAGAACAGCGTCCAGGAAAAGCTGACGGCACAGTGGATTGATCGCAGCCTCAAGCGGCTGAACCTACGGGAGGAGGGCCGACCATGA
- a CDS encoding polysaccharide deacetylase family protein: MAIDSYPRNLTGYGEHPPDPRWPGGARIAVNIVINYEEGAERTILNGDGQSETRLSDLYNPAPRIGLRDQNMESAYDFGSRVGVWRLLKILRRYDLPYTVYAVGRALELNPAVAEAFGRGNCDMVNHCYRWIDHSLMAEDTERQQIAHGTDVITRTTGKRPRGFYAGMPSPNTRRLIMAAGYDYDSDDYSDEIPFWVDLGGSPFLVLPASLNNGDTRFARGHGFNFARDYFTVLKDTFDWFYDEADRDLGPRMMSLGLHSRLIGHPSRIAGLTRTLDYMLTKPDVWFCRREEIADHWRRTHPPAGRPAHPTATGG, from the coding sequence ATGGCCATCGACAGTTATCCGCGCAATCTGACCGGCTATGGCGAACACCCGCCGGACCCGCGCTGGCCGGGCGGCGCGCGCATCGCCGTCAATATCGTCATCAACTATGAGGAAGGGGCCGAACGTACCATCCTCAATGGCGACGGCCAGTCGGAAACCCGCCTGTCGGACCTCTACAACCCGGCGCCGCGCATAGGCCTGCGCGACCAGAACATGGAATCGGCCTACGACTTCGGCAGCCGGGTCGGCGTCTGGCGTCTGCTGAAAATCCTCCGCCGCTATGACCTGCCCTACACGGTGTACGCGGTGGGCAGGGCATTGGAACTCAACCCCGCCGTGGCGGAAGCATTCGGCCGGGGCAATTGCGACATGGTCAATCACTGCTACCGCTGGATTGATCACTCCCTGATGGCGGAAGACACCGAACGCCAGCAGATCGCCCACGGCACCGACGTCATTACCCGCACCACCGGCAAGCGGCCGCGCGGCTTCTACGCCGGAATGCCAAGCCCCAACACCCGTCGCCTGATCATGGCGGCAGGCTATGACTATGACAGCGACGACTACAGCGACGAGATCCCGTTCTGGGTGGACCTCGGCGGCAGCCCCTTCCTCGTCCTGCCGGCCAGCCTCAACAATGGCGACACGCGATTTGCCCGCGGTCACGGCTTTAATTTTGCCCGCGACTATTTCACCGTCCTCAAGGACACCTTCGACTGGTTCTATGATGAAGCGGACCGTGACCTGGGACCGCGCATGATGTCGCTCGGCCTGCATAGCCGGCTGATCGGCCATCCCAGCCGCATCGCCGGACTCACCCGAACCCTTGACTATATGCTGACCAAACCGGACGTGTGGTTCTGCCGCCGTGAGGAAATCGCCGATCACTGGCGGCGCACTCACCCACCGGCCGGCCGGCCTGCCCATCCGACCGCGACAGGGGGCTGA
- the gpmA gene encoding 2,3-diphosphoglycerate-dependent phosphoglycerate mutase, whose product MPRLVLLRHGQSQWNHEKRFTGWADVDLTETGVREAEHAAALLRRNHITPGVCFTSYLRRAIRTLWIVMEQMDLMWLPVIRDWRLNERHYGALQGRLRSEVAAEVGLDLVRAWRRSYGERPPPLAEDDPRFPRLDPRYADLGPAAWPATESLADTVKRVVPVWDGQIVPALRGGRTVLISAHGNSLRALIMHIDRMSPEDVPALEIPTGRPLVYELDDAMQPLSHGYLHEAPPLAAPTAD is encoded by the coding sequence ATGCCCCGTCTGGTCCTCCTGCGTCACGGCCAAAGCCAGTGGAATCACGAAAAGCGGTTCACCGGCTGGGCTGACGTGGACCTGACCGAAACCGGCGTGCGAGAGGCCGAGCACGCGGCCGCGCTGCTGCGTCGCAACCACATCACGCCGGGCGTCTGCTTTACCTCGTATCTGCGCCGCGCCATTCGCACCCTGTGGATCGTCATGGAGCAGATGGACCTCATGTGGCTGCCGGTGATCCGCGACTGGCGGCTCAACGAACGGCACTACGGCGCGCTGCAGGGACGGCTGCGGTCAGAGGTAGCGGCGGAAGTCGGTCTGGACCTGGTACGCGCCTGGCGTCGCAGCTATGGCGAGCGCCCGCCCCCCCTGGCCGAGGACGATCCGCGCTTTCCCCGGCTGGACCCGCGCTATGCGGATCTCGGCCCGGCGGCATGGCCGGCCACCGAGAGTCTGGCCGATACGGTCAAGCGCGTGGTGCCGGTGTGGGACGGCCAGATCGTCCCCGCCCTGCGCGGCGGGCGCACGGTCCTGATCTCGGCCCACGGCAACAGCCTGCGCGCCCTCATCATGCATATTGACCGCATGTCGCCGGAGGATGTGCCGGCCCTGGAGATTCCGACCGGCCGGCCGCTGGTCTATGAACTGGACGATGCCATGCAGCCGCTGTCCCACGGCTATCTGCACGAGGCACCGCCCCTGGCGGCGCCGACCGCCGACTAG